From the genome of Scytonema hofmannii PCC 7110, one region includes:
- a CDS encoding AAA family ATPase: MPRQSIPRIEYLRVKNYRALRDLELKGITPLTVFLGPNGSGKSTIFDVFAFLSECFTVGLRKAWDKRGRFRELRTRGADGPIVIELKYREKLDLPIITYHLAIEERPKGPLVVEEWLQWRRSQTGKPFKFLDFQEGAGRVITGEKPDEQDERVFEELNSSELLAVNTLGQFSKHPRVSALRNFISGWYLSYLTADNARSVPEAGPQERLSPTGDNLPNVIQYLKEQHPERLQHILNTLSCRVPRLERVDAEMMQDGRLLLQIKDAPFQQPILAKFASDGTLKMLAYLTVLYDPDPPQLIGIEEPENYLHPRLLPELAEECRAASANTQLMVTTHSPFFTDALKPEELWVLYRDEQGYTQAKRTADMQGIKEFMEQGASLGSLWMEDYFEVGNPLINSGGPKKNISQTK, from the coding sequence ATGCCTAGACAATCTATTCCCCGTATAGAATATCTCAGAGTCAAAAACTATCGAGCGCTGCGTGACCTAGAACTCAAAGGAATTACTCCCCTGACTGTATTCTTAGGTCCAAATGGCAGTGGTAAATCAACCATTTTTGATGTTTTTGCCTTTTTATCAGAATGTTTTACAGTCGGCTTACGTAAAGCTTGGGACAAACGCGGACGCTTTAGAGAACTGCGGACACGGGGCGCTGATGGACCTATTGTAATTGAATTAAAATATCGTGAAAAGCTAGATTTACCTATCATCACTTATCATTTGGCTATCGAAGAAAGACCTAAAGGACCGTTAGTAGTAGAAGAATGGTTGCAGTGGAGAAGAAGTCAGACTGGCAAACCTTTTAAATTTCTCGACTTTCAAGAAGGTGCAGGACGGGTTATTACAGGCGAAAAGCCAGACGAACAAGACGAAAGAGTATTTGAGGAACTAAACTCCTCTGAACTGCTTGCTGTTAATACTTTGGGACAATTTTCTAAACATCCTCGTGTGAGTGCATTACGCAATTTTATTAGTGGCTGGTATCTTTCCTACTTAACAGCCGACAACGCCCGCAGTGTTCCAGAAGCAGGTCCACAGGAAAGATTATCACCCACAGGAGATAATTTACCTAATGTCATTCAATATCTCAAAGAACAACATCCTGAACGGTTACAACATATTCTTAATACTTTATCCTGTCGCGTTCCCCGCTTAGAAAGAGTAGATGCAGAAATGATGCAAGATGGGCGATTATTGCTGCAAATTAAAGATGCCCCTTTTCAGCAACCCATACTTGCTAAATTCGCATCAGATGGCACACTCAAAATGTTAGCATATCTAACCGTATTATATGACCCAGACCCACCTCAACTTATTGGAATTGAAGAACCAGAAAATTACCTACACCCGCGTTTGTTGCCAGAATTAGCAGAAGAATGTCGCGCAGCTTCAGCTAACACTCAATTAATGGTAACAACTCATTCACCCTTCTTTACCGATGCTCTAAAACCAGAAGAACTGTGGGTATTGTACCGAGATGAACAAGGTTATACACAAGCCAAACGCACTGCGGATATGCAGGGAATTAAAGAGTTTATGGAACAGGGAGCTAGTTTAGGTTCATTATGGATGGAAGACTATTTTGAAGTAGGTAATCCCTTAATTAATTCTGGTGGACCAAAGAAGAATATATCTCAAACAAAATAA